CTTTCGTAGGACGCTTTGATCCGGTTATTGCCATTTGTATGCCCTTGTATCTCTATGGAAATTCCGGGATTCGCTTTCAGATAGGTTACGAGTTTATCCAGTTCAGAGCCGGAACCGGGCTTCATGTTATACGTGTTCGGATAAAAATAAATTTTATCCATCACAAAATTATCGCCCTCCTTACATGGAAGTAAATACACATCGTTGGTAAAGGATTTTGCCGTATCGCCCGTCATGAAGAACACTTCAAGGCTTTTGTAACCTATGGAAGAAAAAATAAGATGATAACCCGTATTTTTTTCAAGTGCCAATTGATATTGACCTTTTACGGCAGGAGGTATTTTTGATCCGGCAGTTTTATTCTTTACGATTCTTGCCATTTCCCCTTCAACAATAGTACGTTTTGCACTGTCCTTTGTTATGAATGTTGCTACTGGCAAAGCGGGCGCTTCGTTAACGGAATTAGTTTTAACAAACTGAGGTATCTTAATAGAGAAAGAAGGATTCAATGTTTTTTTAGAAATTGATTTTTTTAGTTGTTCTGTATAGCACGACTTATAAACAGATTTGAATTTTTGAGAATGTTTATTCGCATTTAATACGAACTGATAACCACAATCAACTCCTTTGATATGATATACATTCAGGATAAGCACATCTCCTTTTTTTGCCAGCACGGGAGCATGATATTGCGTATAATAAAAATCCTGCACTTTTGTTTTCGAACTTGCATCATAAAAGTTCACTGCAGAAGTAATGGATAATCCTGTTCCGGCAATAGCCATTTCGTTTTTGCAAAGATTAGCACGAATCGGTGCAATATTCCTTTCCTTAATCTCGGAAGGGCTTATATCGCCATTGTGCTGATACAAAAAGAAGTTGTAAATATTTTCTGATCCGAAAGGAAGAATTTGAAACGTGACTTCGCAATCGTCTTTCACACGGATCTTATACCAGAAAGATTCGTGTCCGTCAGGATAGCATTGAATTACCGTGTTAGTTTGAATATCAGTAATTATGGTATCTGACATATTTCTTGAGAGAGAATATATGCCGTTGGAATCAATACTGATTTCTTTTGCTATCATGCTGTCTCTTTCAACATGAATAGGTTGTGCAAATGCAAATGAAGAAATAAATAAAAACAACAAAATACTTTTACTTTGCATAGTGCAAAGTTCATTTCATTATGCTATTTTCAGAAGAAGAAACAGGGAGAGTACTAACAGGGCACTGTTAATTAAGAAGAGAAAAAAAATTGATTATTTATTAATCGCTTTCCAAAGCAAGTCTTTTAATTCGAGCAACCCCATTTGGGTGTGGGAGGAAAAATAAACTACAGGAATTTTCTTTTCTTTAAATTTTTTCTTCATTTCTTTTTTCATTTCACCAAGTAGCTCTTCATCTGCCATATCGCATTTGGAAATGCCAAGCACACGGTCTTTTTTCAGAAGTTCAGGATTGAATTGCTTCAGTTCGTTCACAAGTATTTTATATTCCTTAACTATGTCATTTGCATCAGCAGGTACAAGAAAAAGCAGAACGGAATTTCTTTCTATGTGCCGGAGAAATCTTACTCCCAATCCTTTTCCAGCGTGTGCGCCTTCAATGATTCCAGGAATGTCCGCCATCACAAATGATTGATGATCGCGGTATTTTACAATACCGAGATTGGGAACTAAAGTAGTGAACGGATAATTTGCAATCTCAGGTTTAGCTGCAGAAACAACAGACAGTAAAGTAGATTTTCCAGCATTGGGAAAACCTACAAGCCCGACATCCGCCAAAAGTTTGAGTTCAAAAATTTTCCATTCGCTTTTTCCCGGCTCTCCGGGCTGAGCGTTGCGTGGCGACTGATTCGTAGAAGATTTAAAAAATGCGTTGCCTTTTCCTCCACGTCCCCCATTAACAATGATTTTTTCTTGTCCTTCTTCCGTGATTTCCGCTTCTACTTCCCCCGATTCAGCGTCTTTAATAATTGTTCCGATAGGTACTTCAAGAATTTCATCTTCGCCATTTGAACCGGAACTGAGTTTTTTTTCTCCTTTTCCTCCTTCTTCAGCAATTACGTGCTTGCGGTATTTCAAGTGGAGCATCGTCCAAACATTTTTACTTCCGCGAACAATAATGTGGCCTCCTCTGCCGCCATCACCACCATCGGGTCCGCCTTTGTCAACAAATTTTTCCCTATGAAAATGCACAAAGCCAGCGCCTCCCTTTCCGGAACGGCAGCAAATTTTTACGTAGTCTATGAAATTACTTTCAGCCATTTTCTATCTCTTGACAAAGTTTTTGAAAGATTGCTTCAATACCTCCAACTCCCAAAATAATTCTCAGCTTCCTTTGTTTAAAATAAAAATCTTTCAACAGAGCTGTTTTATTATTGTACTCTTTTATCCGGTTGCGTACAATTTCTTCGTTTTGATCATCTGCTCTGCCAGAATCCTTTCCTCTGCTGAGAATTCTTTTTGTAAGTTCTTCTACCTCTACTTCTAAAGCAAGCGTCATGGTAATGGAAATATTTTTCCCTGCCATGAATTTATCAAGCTCCACTGCCTGAGCTGTTGTTCTGGGAAATCCGTCAAAAATAAATCCCTGCGGATGGGCATGTTTATTGACTTCTGATTCAAGAATTCTTATTGTGACTTCATCGGGAACCAAGTTACCTTTGTCCATATAACTCTTCGCGAGTTTGCCGAGTTCTGTCCCGCTCTTTATGTTCGCGCGGAAAATATCTCCTGTAGAAAGGTGA
The Bacteroidota bacterium genome window above contains:
- a CDS encoding OmpA family protein, translated to MIAKEISIDSNGIYSLSRNMSDTIITDIQTNTVIQCYPDGHESFWYKIRVKDDCEVTFQILPFGSENIYNFFLYQHNGDISPSEIKERNIAPIRANLCKNEMAIAGTGLSITSAVNFYDASSKTKVQDFYYTQYHAPVLAKKGDVLILNVYHIKGVDCGYQFVLNANKHSQKFKSVYKSCYTEQLKKSISKKTLNPSFSIKIPQFVKTNSVNEAPALPVATFITKDSAKRTIVEGEMARIVKNKTAGSKIPPAVKGQYQLALEKNTGYHLIFSSIGYKSLEVFFMTGDTAKSFTNDVYLLPCKEGDNFVMDKIYFYPNTYNMKPGSGSELDKLVTYLKANPGISIEIQGHTNGNNRIKASYESDFKGSSKKLSQYRADIIKNYLTGKEIEAERLSAIGYGGSNPIFPDPKNQTQANKNIRVEVLILSQKETALSSKTK
- the obgE gene encoding GTPase ObgE; its protein translation is MAESNFIDYVKICCRSGKGGAGFVHFHREKFVDKGGPDGGDGGRGGHIIVRGSKNVWTMLHLKYRKHVIAEEGGKGEKKLSSGSNGEDEILEVPIGTIIKDAESGEVEAEITEEGQEKIIVNGGRGGKGNAFFKSSTNQSPRNAQPGEPGKSEWKIFELKLLADVGLVGFPNAGKSTLLSVVSAAKPEIANYPFTTLVPNLGIVKYRDHQSFVMADIPGIIEGAHAGKGLGVRFLRHIERNSVLLFLVPADANDIVKEYKILVNELKQFNPELLKKDRVLGISKCDMADEELLGEMKKEMKKKFKEKKIPVVYFSSHTQMGLLELKDLLWKAINK
- a CDS encoding adenylate kinase; its protein translation is MLNIVLFGPPGAGKGTQAVKLVEKYKLVHLSTGDIFRANIKSGTELGKLAKSYMDKGNLVPDEVTIRILESEVNKHAHPQGFIFDGFPRTTAQAVELDKFMAGKNISITMTLALEVEVEELTKRILSRGKDSGRADDQNEEIVRNRIKEYNNKTALLKDFYFKQRKLRIILGVGGIEAIFQKLCQEIENG